AAGTCCTGCCAAAAACTCCCGAATTGTGTTCACGGCCTGAACATACACGCCGTCGTACACAGGGTACGCTTTTGGCATTCGAACTACCGCCCCATCTTCAACATCGGCGGTATCGATAAGCCCCAGCAAGCCAAGTTCTTTGGTGCCGAGGGCGATAAGTTCATCGTCAGGCATCGTCCATAGTCCGTCGCCCTCGAAACAGAAGTATTCAAGACCTAAACAGGTCTTGCTTGGGTCGGGAACCATACTTGGACTCCAGTTCTTGAAGTTTTGTATCCTTCCGACCTTCACTTCCGAGTCGTGGATGTAGATCCAGTTGTCCTGAAAAAGATCAGCCTTGTTGATGATAAGTGAAACGGTCAAAAAGTCACGATAACCTAACTTGTCGGCAGCATCAAGGACTATCTTTGTCGGGGGCGGGTCTAGTTTCCTAACCAGTTCTTGGATCGGCATGCTGCTGATGAAATGCGTGCCTTCTACCGACTCTTTATTTTCGTTATTCTTTATCTCTACTGATCGAACCCTTCCGGGTGTCCACATGATTTTCTCGACACTCGAATTCATCTTAAGTTCGCTGCCACGCTCTTGAATATCCGCCGCGACGATTTCCCACATCATTCCGGGTCCCTTTTCGGGGTAATCAAATGCGTCGATCAAAGTCTTGATCACATCGCCTTTCTGCTTAACCTGGCTTGCCAACAGTGCATTTTTTATCGTTGCAAAAAGCGACAGGCCCTTGATTCGCTGAGCCGCCCAGTCCGCCGAGATCTCATTACACGGCATTCCCCACACCTTTTCGGTGTAGGTTTTGAAAAAGGTATTATACAGCCGATATCCAAACCGATTACAGATCCAGTCCTCAAATGATCGTTCGGGCTTTATTGGGAACGTCTGCGCTTTCAGATAGCTGAAGACCATCAAAAAACAATTCCATATTCCTAAACCGAATAGAGCATTAGTTGCTTTTAACGGATAATGAAAGAACTTTTTATTATAATAAATGCGCGATAGTCTTGATCGACGCAAAAAACGCTCCTTGCCGAGAACCTCACGCCACATTTCATCGACAGCCTTAACCTTCGTAAAAAAACGATGGCCCCCAATGTCGAAAAGGTAGCCTTTATAATTGACAGTACGTGAAATCCCGCCGACAACGTCGTCCTTTTCCAAAACTACGGACTCAACACCTTCCTTACAAAGTTGATAGGCAGCTGTGAGACCTGCAGGGCCGGCACCAATAATTACTATCTTCTTATTATTATGATTGCTATCCATTCAATCTAGCTGGGGTCTCTTAGGGGTGATCGAGATAATCGTTTACAGCAGACATTTTTGCCTTCAATTTCAAGAAGTAGAGGTACGTCATCACAGCAGAGTTTCGTACGGAGGCAATCAACCATCCGATCGCAAATCCAACAATGAATCCGTAGCCTAAGCCGACGATACTACCTATCGGTGTTACGTCGTAGCCGATGAAAAAATTTCCGAGAAGGCCTAGATAGGTTCCTATTTGCTCCCCCCCCTTCAAAACCAAAATGTTGGTCGCCAAAAAGATCATGAGGCCAAATAGTGAGCCGAGTGCTACTCCTAAAGCCGTTGCATCAATTTTGGCCAAGGATTGAACGATCAAGTCCTCCGTTCGGTGCGATTTCATATTCACATCTGGCATAGTTTTCCTCTTTTTGCGGCCTAAGCGCCTAATTCGCTACTTATTGATATGTCCATACAAGCTCGAAGAAACGGATGTTCACCAATTGATTTTGATCTCTGAGCATCTATTGATAA
The DNA window shown above is from Chloracidobacterium sp. and carries:
- a CDS encoding NAD(P)/FAD-dependent oxidoreductase; amino-acid sequence: MDSNHNNKKIVIIGAGPAGLTAAYQLCKEGVESVVLEKDDVVGGISRTVNYKGYLFDIGGHRFFTKVKAVDEMWREVLGKERFLRRSRLSRIYYNKKFFHYPLKATNALFGLGIWNCFLMVFSYLKAQTFPIKPERSFEDWICNRFGYRLYNTFFKTYTEKVWGMPCNEISADWAAQRIKGLSLFATIKNALLASQVKQKGDVIKTLIDAFDYPEKGPGMMWEIVAADIQERGSELKMNSSVEKIMWTPGRVRSVEIKNNENKESVEGTHFISSMPIQELVRKLDPPPTKIVLDAADKLGYRDFLTVSLIINKADLFQDNWIYIHDSEVKVGRIQNFKNWSPSMVPDPSKTCLGLEYFCFEGDGLWTMPDDELIALGTKELGLLGLIDTADVEDGAVVRMPKAYPVYDGVYVQAVNTIREFLAGLPNLYLVGRNGMHKYNNQDHSMLTAMLSVKNILGANYDVWGVNEEHEYHEEIKDNGESDHSKLASTQPLIPTKIS